Proteins encoded together in one Candidatus Sulfotelmatobacter sp. window:
- a CDS encoding Gfo/Idh/MocA family oxidoreductase, producing the protein MKQLLRKGLSTIVVDEVPDPVVAPHHVIVRPHYSLISSGTETASIHRGGALGAVAENPSYIGKILDVMRNEGPLRTTREVLAKFSEYAVLGYSGAGVIIQKHSNVLDLEVGDHVAYGGEGTGHAEAILVGQNLVARIPDNVAFEHACFTTLGSIALNAVRIANISLGEKVAVIGLGLVGQLIAQLARLQGGFVVATDLKPDRVALARQLGADSALLGGGQFSQQVSSITGGIGVDCAIIAAAAKSDAPCRVAVEICRDRGRIVDVGAVELNFPWYESYLKEIQVFMARAYGPGSYDSTYEKQGRDYPLPYVRWTEKRNMEEFLRLAAQGRLQIEGLTTHRFPLEDAPRAYDVIMDSTQNSLAVLLKYPAADVANAVAAAPPAGRIEVNRSDAGGSEFGVALVGAGNLARWVHLPNLKKTPGARLRAIQSGSGSRAKSYALRFGAEYCTSDYGEILSNPAVQVVVIVSRNQQHAAQALAALRAGKHVFVEKPMALTEEECRELAQAVQESGRQLTVGFNRRYAPSYISLKQQIAKRTAPAVLNCRVNSPGISGSYWMADPVIGGAILGEACHFVDLMYWLLESEPVEVFASSLPTGAKDPIGQNNLVASFSFADGSIANLTYCTVGSRTSGGERVEAFASGVGASAENFRESVVRAGLVRKRTSWFAEKGYDAQMQAFFAALRKGKPADINVRDGVRATLGCLRMLQSAREHSPCALDLDRFLAAPEP; encoded by the coding sequence ATGAAGCAACTGCTGCGAAAGGGGTTGAGCACGATCGTCGTCGATGAGGTTCCGGACCCTGTCGTCGCGCCTCATCACGTCATTGTCCGTCCCCATTACTCCCTGATCAGCAGCGGCACCGAGACGGCCAGCATTCATCGCGGGGGAGCGCTGGGAGCCGTCGCCGAAAATCCCTCCTACATCGGCAAGATCCTCGATGTGATGAGGAACGAAGGCCCGCTACGGACAACCCGCGAGGTGCTGGCGAAATTCAGCGAGTATGCAGTGCTTGGCTATTCCGGAGCCGGTGTCATCATCCAGAAACACAGCAATGTTCTCGACCTCGAAGTAGGCGACCACGTAGCTTATGGCGGCGAGGGTACCGGGCATGCTGAAGCAATCCTGGTGGGCCAAAATCTGGTTGCCAGGATTCCCGACAATGTAGCTTTCGAACATGCTTGCTTCACCACTCTCGGCAGCATCGCCCTGAACGCAGTTCGCATTGCCAATATCTCCTTAGGGGAGAAGGTCGCCGTAATTGGCCTGGGATTAGTTGGGCAATTAATTGCCCAACTCGCCCGCCTGCAAGGTGGATTTGTCGTCGCCACTGACCTCAAACCGGACCGCGTCGCACTGGCTCGCCAACTCGGCGCGGACTCTGCCCTCCTGGGCGGCGGACAGTTTTCGCAGCAAGTAAGTTCGATCACCGGCGGAATCGGCGTAGACTGCGCCATCATCGCGGCCGCCGCCAAGTCGGACGCCCCCTGCCGCGTGGCTGTCGAAATTTGCCGCGACCGCGGACGCATTGTCGACGTCGGCGCCGTCGAACTCAACTTTCCCTGGTACGAAAGTTATCTCAAGGAAATTCAGGTTTTCATGGCGCGCGCCTACGGTCCGGGGAGTTACGACTCCACCTACGAAAAACAAGGGCGAGATTATCCCCTGCCCTACGTGCGCTGGACCGAAAAACGCAACATGGAAGAGTTCCTCCGTCTCGCCGCTCAGGGGCGATTGCAAATCGAGGGCCTGACCACGCACCGCTTCCCTCTCGAAGACGCGCCCCGGGCTTACGACGTAATCATGGACTCCACTCAGAATAGTCTGGCAGTCCTGCTCAAGTATCCCGCCGCGGACGTTGCAAACGCGGTCGCCGCTGCGCCGCCGGCAGGCAGAATCGAAGTCAATCGCAGCGACGCTGGTGGTTCTGAATTCGGCGTGGCCCTGGTCGGAGCCGGCAATCTCGCGCGCTGGGTTCACCTGCCGAATCTCAAGAAGACGCCAGGCGCGCGCCTGCGCGCAATCCAGTCCGGCAGTGGCTCGCGCGCCAAAAGTTACGCACTACGCTTTGGCGCGGAGTACTGCACCTCGGACTACGGCGAAATTCTAAGCAACCCTGCGGTGCAGGTCGTCGTCATCGTTAGCCGTAACCAACAACACGCCGCTCAGGCCCTGGCGGCTTTGCGCGCCGGAAAACACGTTTTCGTGGAAAAGCCGATGGCTCTCACCGAAGAGGAATGCCGTGAACTCGCGCAGGCCGTGCAGGAGTCCGGCAGGCAACTTACGGTCGGCTTCAATCGCCGCTATGCTCCAAGCTATATTAGCCTCAAACAGCAAATCGCGAAGCGCACCGCGCCCGCGGTCCTCAACTGCCGCGTGAATTCTCCCGGCATCTCAGGTTCCTACTGGATGGCTGATCCCGTTATCGGCGGTGCTATTCTCGGAGAGGCCTGCCATTTTGTCGATCTGATGTACTGGCTCCTCGAGTCGGAACCGGTCGAGGTGTTTGCATCCTCGCTCCCCACGGGCGCGAAAGATCCCATCGGCCAGAATAACCTCGTCGCCAGCTTTTCCTTCGCCGATGGTTCTATCGCCAATCTAACCTACTGCACAGTCGGCAGCCGCACTTCAGGCGGAGAGCGCGTCGAAGCGTTCGCCTCCGGAGTGGGCGCCTCGGCGGAAAACTTCCGCGAGTCTGTCGTCCGCGCCGGCCTGGTGCGCAAGCGCACCAGCTGGTTTGCGGAAAAAGGCTACGACGCCCAGATGCAGGCGTTCTTCGCCGCCCTGCGAAAAGGCAAACCCGCAGACATTAATGTTCGAGACGGCGTCCGCGCCACTCTCGGTTGCCTGCGCATGTTGCAGTCCGCGCGCGAACACTCTCCGTGCGCGCTTGACCTCGACCGCTTTCTGGCTGCCCCTGAGCCATGA
- a CDS encoding glycosyltransferase has translation MRVLLLGPYPPPHGGVQTNLVAIRSFLLKRDVPCAVVNITRHRKPDADEVYYPANPFQLLQLLAHLKYDVIHLHIGGMLTTRLLSLAWICTACPGAKSVMTFHSGGFPSTPEGQALGPASFAGFVLRRFNGLIAVNSEIMGFFQKMGVPPQRIRLISPYAFLPREPSSSLPAALADFFASHNPVLSSVGLLEPEYDLPLQIEVLPQVRQRFQGAGLLLIGSGSLEASLRTLIHSSPCAQHILLAGDVPHESTVQAISRSRLMLRTTLYDGDALSVREALQLGTPVIASDNGMRPAGVSLIPKSDPQALLRAVEQELDRPSERKAIAGGDESNLQAVFDFYRDIVDGKSR, from the coding sequence ATGAGAGTACTTCTGCTCGGGCCATATCCGCCCCCGCACGGCGGGGTGCAGACGAATCTCGTTGCCATTCGATCTTTTCTGCTGAAGCGCGATGTCCCTTGCGCCGTCGTCAACATCACTCGCCATCGCAAGCCCGACGCGGATGAAGTCTACTACCCAGCGAACCCGTTTCAACTCCTTCAACTTCTCGCACACCTGAAATATGACGTAATCCACTTGCATATCGGCGGGATGCTGACGACGCGCCTTCTTTCGCTCGCGTGGATTTGCACTGCCTGTCCCGGCGCGAAATCCGTGATGACGTTTCACTCCGGCGGCTTCCCTTCCACGCCGGAGGGCCAGGCGCTTGGGCCAGCATCGTTCGCAGGATTCGTGTTGCGCAGGTTCAATGGCCTCATTGCTGTGAACTCCGAAATCATGGGCTTCTTCCAAAAAATGGGAGTCCCTCCTCAACGTATCCGCCTAATCTCGCCGTACGCATTCCTTCCGCGCGAGCCGTCCTCTTCCTTGCCCGCAGCGCTCGCAGACTTCTTCGCCAGCCACAATCCAGTTCTGAGTTCGGTCGGCTTGCTCGAGCCCGAATATGATCTGCCTCTCCAGATCGAAGTCCTGCCGCAAGTTCGCCAGCGATTCCAGGGTGCGGGACTATTGCTGATCGGTTCCGGCAGCCTCGAAGCCAGCCTGCGAACTCTCATTCACTCTAGTCCGTGTGCCCAACACATCCTCCTTGCGGGTGATGTCCCGCATGAATCGACCGTGCAGGCCATCTCCCGTTCCCGCCTCATGTTGCGCACTACGCTCTATGACGGTGACGCTTTATCCGTCCGCGAAGCGCTGCAACTGGGAACGCCGGTCATTGCCTCCGACAACGGCATGCGGCCCGCCGGAGTCAGCCTCATACCGAAATCCGATCCGCAGGCACTTTTGCGGGCCGTCGAGCAGGAACTCGATCGTCCGAGCGAGCGCAAGGCGATCGCCGGCGGCGACGAAAGCAATCTTCAGGCCGTTTTTGATTTCTACCGGGACATCGTCGACGGGAAGAGCAGGTAA
- a CDS encoding sulfotransferase, producing the protein MMTMIPNISTTGVDHDAQAGGRSVAPVFVVGCGRSGTTLLYHMLLSAGNFAVYRVESNAINLLEPRFGDLSQDGNKMRLLEAWYDSRLFTLSGLDKEEIAAKVMSECRNGGDFLRIIMSEMARKQGVQRWADTTPEHLLHLHRIKETIPEALVVHIIRDGRDVALSTEKQGYIHPLPWDRKSPKMVAGLYWEWMVNTGRRDGRDLGGDYTEVHFEELVGKPQETLTRLGEFIGQKLDYDEIRKAGVGSVSAPNSSFGDASKADFNPTGRWRSGYSEEELATFEGLVGHTLEENGYELATKDRDALSRADLRRMRAMYRKYFDAKLYLKAKTPLGQLLVTRDLSWI; encoded by the coding sequence ATGATGACGATGATTCCCAATATCTCAACCACGGGCGTAGACCATGACGCGCAAGCGGGCGGCCGCAGCGTAGCGCCGGTGTTTGTGGTGGGCTGCGGGCGGTCGGGAACGACGCTGCTCTATCACATGCTGTTGTCTGCCGGGAATTTTGCGGTATACCGGGTCGAATCCAATGCGATTAACCTGCTGGAGCCGCGATTCGGGGATTTGTCCCAGGACGGCAACAAGATGCGGCTGCTCGAAGCATGGTATGACAGCCGGCTCTTCACGTTATCGGGATTGGATAAAGAAGAGATTGCGGCGAAGGTGATGAGCGAATGCCGGAACGGCGGGGATTTCCTGCGGATCATCATGTCGGAGATGGCGCGGAAGCAGGGCGTGCAGCGCTGGGCAGACACGACCCCGGAGCATCTGCTGCACTTGCATCGCATCAAAGAAACCATCCCTGAGGCGCTGGTCGTTCATATTATTCGCGATGGGCGGGATGTTGCGCTCTCGACCGAGAAGCAAGGGTACATTCACCCTCTTCCGTGGGATCGGAAGTCTCCAAAGATGGTTGCGGGACTCTACTGGGAATGGATGGTGAACACAGGGCGGCGGGACGGCCGAGATTTAGGCGGGGATTATACAGAAGTTCATTTTGAGGAATTGGTCGGCAAGCCGCAGGAAACTTTGACCCGACTGGGCGAGTTCATCGGGCAGAAACTCGACTATGACGAAATCCGGAAAGCGGGCGTTGGTTCGGTGAGCGCGCCGAACAGTTCTTTTGGCGACGCGTCGAAGGCGGATTTTAATCCGACCGGGCGCTGGCGCAGCGGATATTCGGAAGAAGAACTGGCGACCTTCGAGGGATTAGTCGGACATACGCTGGAAGAGAATGGATATGAACTGGCGACTAAGGATCGCGACGCGTTAAGCCGAGCCGACCTGCGGCGCATGCGGGCCATGTACCGAAAGTATTTCGACGCAAAGTTATATCTTAAAGCTAAGACGCCTCTTGGACAGTTGCTGGTTACGCGGGATCTGTCGTGGATTTAA
- the asnB gene encoding asparagine synthase (glutamine-hydrolyzing), whose protein sequence is MCGIAGVVGRPGEVIPADDVRRMCQTIVHRGPDDEGIYAHGPVGLGMRRLSIIDLAGGKQPIHNEDQSVWVVFNGEIYNFPELRRELESRGHRFYTHSDTEVIVHLYEEMGADCVKKLRGMFAIALYDAKRDSLLLARDRLGKKPLHYALHRGRLLFGSEIKTILALHPELAEVDAEGLLQYFYFGYIPDPHTAFRGIRKLPAGHLMEFRNGEVKIRQYWDLPKYGTHPAISEDECVQELERRLEEAVRIRLISDVPLGALLSGGVDSSIIVALMARTSAKPVKTFSIGFQEERFNEAEYARLVAERFGTEHHELILDPDLDQTLHYLSGMLEEPFGDSSMLPTYYVCRMARQEVTVALSGDGGDELFAGYDRYLVAMERPKFDPLQRWLGPIYRDRIHGLIPAGMYGKNLAWNASLNDRDRYLDGISFFPALHRERDLFTADFLESANRLPDPLLEWQRLYDSAPGEDRLSRLLYLDTKTYLNSDILTKVDRMSMATSLEVRVPMLDHEFVEWVSSLPVEWKFRSGVRKHILKKLAERLGIPPALLQRRKQGFQMPLVDWMRSEKKNQFWGVLLESRTLERGYFKPDAVRALIDEHVRGRRNRSGLLWRMLVLELWHRNFMESRSGWTSPRRAPEIRSHEARALLPPMEIQAQTGATTD, encoded by the coding sequence GTGTGCGGGATAGCAGGCGTAGTCGGCAGGCCAGGCGAGGTCATCCCGGCGGACGACGTGCGCCGGATGTGCCAGACGATCGTCCATCGCGGCCCCGATGATGAAGGCATCTACGCGCATGGCCCGGTGGGACTGGGCATGCGGCGGCTTAGCATTATTGATCTGGCCGGCGGAAAGCAGCCCATCCACAATGAAGACCAGTCGGTCTGGGTGGTGTTCAATGGGGAGATCTACAACTTTCCCGAATTGCGCCGCGAACTCGAGAGCCGAGGGCACCGGTTCTACACCCACAGCGATACTGAAGTAATCGTTCACCTCTACGAGGAGATGGGAGCGGATTGCGTAAAGAAGTTGCGCGGCATGTTCGCCATCGCCCTCTATGACGCGAAGCGGGATTCCTTGTTGCTGGCGCGCGACCGACTGGGCAAAAAGCCGCTGCACTACGCCCTGCACCGGGGCCGTCTGCTGTTCGGATCGGAGATCAAGACGATTCTCGCACTCCATCCGGAATTGGCCGAGGTCGATGCCGAAGGCTTGCTGCAATATTTTTACTTCGGATATATTCCCGATCCGCACACCGCGTTCCGGGGCATTCGCAAGCTGCCTGCGGGGCACTTGATGGAGTTCCGCAACGGCGAAGTGAAAATTCGTCAGTACTGGGACCTGCCAAAGTACGGCACGCATCCGGCGATTAGTGAAGATGAATGCGTGCAGGAGTTGGAGCGCCGGCTGGAGGAAGCGGTTCGCATTCGGCTGATCAGCGATGTCCCCCTTGGAGCGCTGCTGAGCGGAGGCGTGGATTCTTCCATCATCGTGGCGCTGATGGCGCGCACCAGCGCGAAGCCAGTGAAAACTTTTTCCATCGGTTTTCAAGAAGAACGATTCAACGAAGCGGAATATGCGCGGCTGGTAGCGGAGCGCTTTGGCACGGAGCATCACGAACTGATTCTCGATCCGGATCTCGATCAGACTCTGCATTATCTCTCGGGGATGCTGGAAGAGCCGTTTGGGGATTCTTCCATGCTGCCCACCTATTACGTTTGCCGAATGGCCAGGCAGGAAGTCACCGTTGCTCTGTCGGGCGACGGCGGCGACGAATTGTTCGCCGGGTATGACCGCTATCTGGTGGCGATGGAACGGCCGAAGTTCGATCCATTACAGCGCTGGCTGGGGCCGATCTATCGCGATCGAATTCATGGGCTGATTCCGGCAGGAATGTACGGGAAGAATCTGGCATGGAATGCGTCGCTGAACGATCGCGATCGTTATCTGGACGGAATTTCGTTTTTTCCGGCGCTGCATCGGGAGCGGGATTTGTTTACGGCGGATTTTCTGGAAAGCGCGAATCGGCTGCCGGATCCGCTGCTGGAATGGCAGCGGCTCTACGACTCGGCTCCGGGCGAGGACCGGCTCAGCCGGTTGCTATATCTCGATACCAAGACTTATTTGAATTCCGACATTCTGACCAAGGTCGACCGCATGAGCATGGCCACTTCACTCGAAGTGCGAGTTCCGATGCTCGATCACGAATTTGTGGAGTGGGTGAGTTCTCTTCCCGTGGAATGGAAATTCAGGTCGGGAGTAAGAAAACATATTTTGAAGAAACTGGCGGAGCGGCTGGGGATTCCGCCGGCATTGCTGCAACGGCGAAAACAGGGGTTCCAAATGCCGCTGGTGGATTGGATGCGGAGCGAAAAGAAAAACCAATTCTGGGGCGTGCTGCTGGAATCGAGAACGTTGGAGCGTGGTTATTTCAAGCCTGACGCCGTGCGCGCGCTCATTGACGAGCATGTTCGCGGACGGCGCAATCGGTCGGGGCTGCTCTGGCGCATGCTGGTTCTGGAGTTGTGGCACAGAAATTTCATGGAAAGCCGATCGGGTTGGACGTCCCCGCGCCGTGCTCCCGAGATTCGCAGCCACGAGGCACGTGCGCTGCTGCCTCCGATGGAAATACAAGCGCAAACGGGAGCTACTACCGACTGA
- a CDS encoding O-antigen ligase family protein → MTVQTITTAGNERTFRRPAQAGSDGLRKFLFGATVVFCWLYFYRPEDYIPGLTYIPMAKIAGIIGMVAFLIGMMGGGGKTKMPRAIQILWLLLVQVTMCVPFAIWRGGALSTVIDKISKGVVVATLISMAVVSVRELRRLLWIQVSAVALVTFISILVGHSKDGRLEGVQKSILENPNDLAINIAISFPLGLAFMLRAKGLKKVVWLIGLLFMGLGVVLTLSRSGLLAFILSVAICVWEYGIKGKRKSLVGATIVILIVGLGAALSTSHYRARVESIFLGNIEGSHDKGSREARKELLIKSIKVAAAHPLFGVGPGCFVLVDKGWVVAHNTYTELAAEDGIPALVLFLLAIAAAFRNLALVRKSRQYAEDPEFKLFTQALGAGIVAYLAGACFASTEYLLYSYLLVAYSCSMVQIINQPWTGPAPAKKGQRFSGATYRRFERPQPVYNR, encoded by the coding sequence ATGACGGTGCAAACCATAACGACCGCAGGGAATGAGAGAACGTTTCGGAGGCCGGCTCAGGCTGGTTCCGACGGGCTCCGCAAGTTCCTGTTCGGCGCTACGGTAGTGTTTTGTTGGCTTTATTTTTACCGGCCGGAGGATTACATTCCCGGGCTCACTTATATTCCGATGGCAAAAATCGCCGGCATCATTGGAATGGTGGCGTTCCTGATCGGTATGATGGGCGGCGGCGGCAAAACGAAAATGCCGAGAGCCATCCAGATTCTCTGGCTGCTGCTCGTGCAGGTGACCATGTGCGTCCCGTTCGCGATCTGGAGGGGCGGGGCTCTTTCCACGGTGATCGACAAGATCTCGAAAGGCGTGGTGGTTGCCACCTTGATCAGCATGGCCGTGGTGAGTGTGCGCGAACTGCGCAGGCTGCTTTGGATCCAGGTGAGCGCAGTCGCTCTGGTGACCTTCATTTCCATCTTAGTGGGACACTCGAAGGACGGGAGGCTGGAAGGAGTTCAGAAGAGCATTCTGGAGAACCCGAACGATCTTGCCATAAATATCGCGATCAGTTTTCCCCTGGGCTTAGCCTTCATGTTGCGCGCCAAAGGTCTCAAGAAGGTCGTATGGCTGATCGGTCTATTGTTCATGGGCTTAGGCGTGGTCCTGACTTTATCGAGAAGCGGGTTGCTGGCTTTCATTCTCAGCGTCGCTATTTGCGTATGGGAATATGGAATCAAGGGGAAACGCAAATCCCTGGTTGGGGCGACCATCGTAATCCTGATCGTGGGTTTGGGCGCGGCACTCTCGACCTCGCACTACCGAGCCCGCGTGGAGAGTATTTTCCTCGGGAATATTGAAGGTTCGCACGATAAGGGGTCGCGCGAGGCCCGCAAGGAGCTCTTGATAAAGAGTATTAAAGTTGCGGCGGCACACCCGTTATTTGGGGTGGGACCGGGTTGTTTCGTACTCGTGGATAAGGGTTGGGTGGTGGCGCACAACACGTATACGGAACTGGCGGCGGAAGATGGCATCCCTGCGCTGGTGCTGTTTCTTCTGGCGATAGCGGCGGCGTTTAGGAATCTTGCCCTGGTTCGGAAATCCCGTCAGTATGCGGAGGATCCGGAATTCAAGCTTTTCACTCAGGCCTTGGGAGCGGGAATTGTGGCGTATCTGGCGGGAGCCTGTTTCGCCTCAACCGAGTACCTTTTGTATTCTTATCTGTTGGTGGCGTACTCGTGTTCCATGGTCCAGATCATTAATCAGCCCTGGACCGGCCCGGCGCCGGCAAAGAAGGGTCAGCGTTTCAGTGGTGCAACGTATCGCCGCTTTGAGCGGCCGCAGCCAGTCTATAACCGCTGA
- a CDS encoding methyltransferase domain-containing protein: MNNTISERDQAEIERSAEEARRTILAGIDRAQVDRYLNPPSDTPYSLEYAFYLLGDVRGKTVVDLGCGTGENIVPLIERGARVIGIDISPDLIELARQRVQKAGLEAALKIGSAYDTGLESGSVDVIFCIALIHHLDIARARNEMLRILAKGGVVILKEPVRFSRTYAFLRSLLPAQENISEFEHPLTREELATMTEHFEAQEARYFRLPWLPIVAKVLPFMRRAAWKADGWMCRHWPAMKQYATTVTMRLVKAGA; this comes from the coding sequence ATGAACAACACGATATCTGAGCGTGATCAAGCCGAGATCGAGCGCAGCGCGGAAGAGGCGCGTAGAACCATCCTGGCCGGCATCGACCGCGCTCAAGTCGATCGCTATTTAAATCCTCCGTCCGATACTCCCTATTCTCTTGAGTACGCTTTTTATCTGCTGGGGGATGTACGCGGCAAGACGGTAGTCGATCTGGGATGCGGCACGGGCGAGAATATTGTGCCGCTTATCGAGCGTGGCGCCCGTGTGATCGGGATTGACATTTCTCCGGATCTGATTGAATTGGCGCGGCAACGAGTGCAAAAGGCAGGCCTGGAAGCAGCCTTAAAGATCGGTTCGGCCTACGATACGGGTCTGGAGAGTGGATCGGTCGACGTCATATTTTGCATCGCTCTGATTCATCATCTGGACATAGCGCGGGCCCGCAACGAAATGTTGAGGATCCTGGCGAAAGGCGGGGTTGTGATTCTGAAGGAGCCGGTTCGATTCTCCAGGACGTACGCTTTTCTGAGAAGCTTGTTGCCGGCGCAGGAGAACATTTCGGAGTTCGAGCACCCGTTGACGCGTGAGGAACTGGCGACAATGACGGAGCATTTCGAGGCGCAAGAGGCAAGATATTTCCGATTGCCGTGGTTGCCGATCGTTGCCAAAGTGCTGCCGTTCATGCGCCGGGCGGCGTGGAAAGCCGACGGTTGGATGTGCCGGCACTGGCCGGCGATGAAACAATATGCAACCACTGTCACGATGAGGTTGGTGAAGGCCGGGGCTTAG
- a CDS encoding glycosyltransferase family 2 protein yields the protein MRWAFWLSAGLVAYTYLGYACWLRVRLLWRARPVQHGDAAPPVSIVMIVRNEEKILADKLENLLSLDYPAEECQIIVVSDGSTDGTEEILRGYARDPRIHIVLNQLPQGKASGLNDAIQLAQGEVVVFTDARQKIEPQAVRRLVENFADPDVGCASGELMLGDMDGGESSQGLSLYWRIEKQVRKLEAASGSVVGATGALYAVRRVLLTVVPAGTILDDVYLPMQVVRQGKRVVLDERARAWDQPNLGAGREFSRKVRTLSGNYQLLQLAPWLLSGENPIRFEFVSHKLLRLVVPFALAMLLAASFWLTTPFYRVMLILQLVFYALSALALSRMVKGGALARLADAAGTFVLLNGAAVVALANFLAGRRAAWTR from the coding sequence GTGAGATGGGCGTTCTGGCTGTCGGCGGGGTTGGTTGCCTACACCTATCTGGGCTACGCCTGCTGGTTGCGCGTCCGCCTGCTCTGGCGCGCGCGGCCGGTGCAGCATGGAGATGCTGCGCCGCCGGTGTCGATCGTGATGATCGTGCGCAACGAGGAAAAGATTCTTGCCGACAAGTTGGAGAACCTGCTGAGCCTGGATTATCCGGCGGAAGAATGCCAGATTATCGTCGTCTCGGACGGGTCGACAGATGGGACGGAAGAGATTCTGCGTGGGTATGCGCGCGATCCTCGGATTCACATCGTTCTGAATCAGTTGCCGCAAGGCAAGGCGTCGGGATTGAACGATGCCATTCAGTTGGCACAGGGAGAAGTTGTAGTGTTTACGGATGCTCGGCAGAAGATCGAGCCTCAGGCTGTGCGCCGGTTGGTGGAGAACTTCGCCGATCCGGATGTGGGATGTGCGAGCGGGGAATTGATGTTGGGCGATATGGATGGCGGCGAGAGCAGCCAGGGACTGAGCCTGTATTGGAGGATCGAAAAACAGGTTCGCAAACTGGAGGCGGCGTCGGGTTCGGTGGTGGGAGCAACCGGGGCTCTCTACGCAGTGCGCCGAGTATTGCTGACGGTGGTGCCGGCGGGCACGATTTTGGACGATGTTTACTTGCCGATGCAGGTGGTGCGGCAGGGCAAGCGAGTGGTGCTGGACGAGCGGGCGCGAGCCTGGGACCAGCCGAACCTGGGTGCAGGCCGGGAATTCTCGCGAAAGGTCCGCACGCTGAGTGGCAACTATCAGCTTCTGCAACTCGCACCCTGGCTCTTGAGCGGAGAGAATCCGATCCGCTTCGAGTTTGTCAGTCACAAGCTCTTGCGTCTGGTGGTTCCGTTTGCGCTGGCGATGTTGCTGGCGGCCTCTTTCTGGCTGACGACTCCCTTCTACCGGGTCATGTTGATCCTGCAACTGGTGTTTTACGCATTGAGCGCGCTGGCGCTGAGCAGGATGGTGAAGGGCGGCGCGCTGGCAAGGCTCGCGGATGCGGCTGGAACTTTCGTCCTGCTGAATGGCGCCGCCGTGGTCGCGTTGGCGAACTTTTTGGCGGGCCGGCGCGCCGCCTGGACGCGGTAG